A single region of the Palaemon carinicauda isolate YSFRI2023 chromosome 17, ASM3689809v2, whole genome shotgun sequence genome encodes:
- the LOC137656123 gene encoding ribosomal RNA-processing protein 7 homolog A-like — protein MEDCPQIAQGIKVMRLKFKEESKSYRHILWKRHNVRIYGELKPPGRKLFVVNVPPYCTESNFKHIFMKYGKVDNIYFQKKPSLDSTAPPKHPHFSLVNPVENGIKSTADCILVQNNSAQKLSL, from the exons ATGGAAGACTGTCCACAGATTGCACAGGGTATTAAGG ttaTGAGGTTAAAATTCAAGGAGGAAAGCAAAAGTTATCGTCATATTTTGTGGAAGAGGCATAATGTGCGCATATATGGTGAATTGAAACCTCCAGGACGTAAGTTGTTTGTTGTTAATGTTCCTCCATATTGCACAGAG AGCAACTTCAAGCATATATTCATGAAATATGGGAAGGTTGACAATATATACTTCCAGAAGAAACCATCATTAGATAGCACAGCACCCCCGAAACATCCTCATTTCTCCTTGGTAAACCCTGTTGAG AATGGCATCAAGAGTACAGCAGACTGTATATTAGTTCAGAACAACTCAGCACAAAAATTAAGTCTGTAA